The sequence TGCCCAAACCTTGCTGCACCTTATGCCGCCGATGGACATCGCCGATCTCGGCTCCGGCGAAGGGCTACAAGCGGAGCTGCTCGCCCGTAATGCGCGCCGCGTCATTTGCGTGGATAACTCCAAACGCATCGTGGATTTTGGCCAGCGTAAAGCGAAGAAAAATGGGCTCAAGAACCTGGAGTTTCGACACGGCGATATTGAGAATCCGCCGCTCCGCGCCAAGAGTGTGGATGTGGCGTTACTCAGTCAGGCGCTGCATCACGCCGAGCATCCCGAAAACGCCATCGCCGCCGCGCATCGCATCCTGCGACCGGGCGGACGGATTTTGATTCTTGATTTGTTGGAACACGATTTCGATCAGGCACGCGAATTATACGGTGACCGTTGGCTCGGCTTCCCACAAAACAAACTGCACGAATGGCTTGGATCGGTGAAGTTTAAAAAAATCGAAGTCAACGAAGTTGCGCGCGAAGCCGAACCGCCACATTTTCAAACCCTACTGGCAACGGCAGTAAAGTAGCAACCTACAGCAACCCCTTAAGCCGGCCAGTGCTATCACCCATTCGCTGCGCAGGCGCACCCATAATGTCGAGCATGTTAAGGAACAGATTTGCCATCGGCGTTTCTTTAGGATAAACGGCATGACGCCCGGTCTTAATCGTGCCGTTAGCGTTACCCGCAAGCAACACGGGCAAATCATGATGAGTATGGCGATTACCATCCCCAATCGCGCCGCCATAAACAATCATGCTGTGATCGAGTAACGTCTCGTCGCCTTCTTTAATACTCTTCAAACGATCGAGAAAATGCGCGAAGAGTTCACAATGGTAACGATTGATTTTTATGAGGTCCGAAATGTTCCGGCTGTTATTACGGTGATGGGATAGGCTGTGGTGCCCCCCCTTGACGCCGAGGTGGGGATAGCTACGATTATCGCCATCGTGCGCGAGAAGATACGTGGCGATGCGTGTGGAATCGGTTTGGAATGCCAAGGCCATCATATCGGCCATCATGCGCACGTGCGCGCCAAAATCACGCGGCTTACCGGTCGGCTTGCTGAAGCCTTCAGGCAATTCCACGGAGGCAGTCGGTGAACCGGTGACTCGCTTTTCGAGTTCCCGCACGGAGGTGAGATATTCGTCGAGCTTGCGCTTGTCGGTGTAGCCTAGTTTTTTTTCCAACGCCTTGGCGTCTTCCAACACAAAATCGAGGATGCTCTTTTTGTAACGCTCCCGCCGGATGCGGTTTTCGTTTTTCTCGTGGTGATTGCCGTTGCTGAAAAGCCGCTCGAAAACCAAACCCGGATCGGATTCCGGCGGCAATGGCGTGCTCTCACTTTTCCATGCGAGATTAAATTGATACGCGCAACTGTAACCCGAATCGCAATTACCGGACATACGCCGACCGTCACTACTGAGTTCCAACGAAGGCAGTCGCGTTTTATTGCCAATGATCTGCGCGGCCAATTGATCCACCGAAACCCCCACGCGAATATCCGCACCGGATGTCTTGCGCGCTTGGCAGCCGGTGAGGAATGTCGCATTCGCCCGGGCATGGTCTCCTGCACCGTCACCATTGGACCGCGCCTTGGTGTGTGCCAATCCGCTAAGAACAAGCAAGTCCTCGCGATGGGCCTTCAATGGTTCGAGAATATGCGAAAACTGAAAATCACTCCCCTCCCCCTTCACGTGCCACTTCTCCGGAATCACGCCGTTGGGAATGTAAATAAACGCCATCCGCGTCGGAAATTTCACGTTACCCGCCGCCAAAGCCCGCGCCGGCAACATCGCATCAAAAGCCGGCAAGGCCAAAGCCGTGCCCAACCCACGCAAAAAAGTGCGCCGCGGAATATGTGTTGATCGATTCATCACTCCTTAAACTTGACGAAAGATACACCGGAATGCTTCAAAAAACAAGAAGGGAGCGGGGAACACCCAAAACCAAAGCCCCAATTACCAACCGAATCCAAACGATGGGTCATTCACCCTCTTCTCCCCTCTTCATATCAAATGGCAAACTCTTCACGATACCGTTCACCATTGTCTCGAACTTAAATCCATCGCGTTCCATTTGTTTCATAATGCCGTCGACGGCGCGTTTGTCGTAAAACTCTAAGCCGCGGCCGAGGGCAAAGGTGAGCATTTTCTCGGTGAAACAGCGCACGAAGAGGTCGCGCTTGCGGAGTGCGAGAATTTTGCGCAGACCGGTGGCGTCGCGGAATTTTTCGCCGGTGTCGAGTTGGGAGGCGGCGTTGATAGGTGCGCCGTTATCCAATGTACGCCAGCGGCCGATGGCGTCAAAATTTTCAAAGGCAAATCCGATGGGATCCATCTTTTGGTGGCACGAAGCGCACACGGGATTTTCACGGTGCTTCACCATTTGCTGGCGCAAGGTTCCCTTTAATTCTGCGGAAGAGCTCAAATCTGGAACATCATCGGGAGGCGGAGGGGGCGGCGTCCCAAGAATATTTTCGAGCACAAAATTGCCTCGCTTCACTGGCGAAGTCCGATTGGGGTCTGACGTGAGGGTGAGCACGCTCGCGTGCGTAAGCACACCACCCCGCGGGGTGCCCTTGAGTGACACACTTCGAAACTGGCCGCCCTTCACATTCTTGAGGCCGTACCAAATTGCCAAGCGCTCATTCACAATGGTGTAATCTGAATCCAAAAATTCCAACACGCTTCGGTTGCCGCGCATCACGTGCATAAAATAAAGTTCCGTTTCCTGACGCATATCAGCGCGGAGTTCATTGTTGAAAGCGCCAAAAACCCGTCGATCTGGCTGCGCTATTTCCAGATCACGTAATCGCAACCATTGACCGGTAAAATTGGCCACCAAAGCCTGTGATTTATTATCCCGCAACATTCGGCGAATTTGAGCGGCCAAATTTTTTCGCAACTGACCGCGGCGAGCCAAGCCCAGTAATTCATCGTCGGGCATGCTGTTCCAAATAAAATAAGATAGACGCGAAGCGAGTTCATATTCATTGAGCGAACGTACCGCCTTGGGGTTATTCGGTGCGCCATCAAATTCCCAACGAAATAAAAATTGCGGTGACACCAACGTAGCCGCAACTGCCATGCGGATCCCATGCTCAAAGCTGCCGCCTTCGTCCACCACCCGTTTGGCCAGCAACATCAACCGCTGCAGTTCCTCAGGTTTAACTGGCCGACGATAGGCGCGCGTGAGAAAAGCTCGCATAAACTCCTCCGCCGCGTGACGCCGTTGGTTACGTGGGATGGGATATTGAAAATAGGACTTCTGAAACGCGGTCGGGACAACCCGTTCTTCAGCATCCGGCACGGCCACGGTTTGCGCCGCTATTTTTTCTGCAGCTGCAAAATATTTTTCCAACAACAGCGGCGACATCGAAAGCACGTCACCAATATTATCGAAGCCGTAACCGGCATCGTCCGCAGGGAAATCTTTTGCCGGCTTAAAATCCACCCGCATCAAGTCCCGAATGGTGTTGTTATACTCCGCGCGATTGAGCCGCCGCACTGTTACGCGGCCGGGATCCGGTGGTGAATTGTGGTAAAAAGTGTCCAGCGTGTGCCGCGTCCAATGAACCAGTAACTCGCGTTGATTTGCATCGGGTTGCTGTTTTTTGTTTTTCGGAGGCATCTCCTTGGCAAGGACCAGCTTTCGGATTTTTTCCCAAACCTTATAACCACGATGAACATCTGACGCAGTCTTGAATTCATCCAATGAAAAATCGCCCTTTGCCTCCCCATCACCATGACAACTGAAACAGTTTTCCTTAAGAATGGGCAGGATGTTCTTCTCAAATGATACCTTCGCCAAATCCGCCGCAGTCACGGAAGCGGCAAACAGCATAAATAAAATTAAGTTGGCGAATTTCACTCCTCGAAAAGTCTACCCCACAGACGAAGGTTCATGGAGCGTTGATTCAAATTTTCTCACCCGAACAATTCCCGGACCGGCTGACCATGGTCCGTGATGGGAACGGGACGTTCGCCGGCGTAGAGGTTTTTATGGGGATTGATTCCCAAAGCGCAGTGGATGGTGGCAAAGAGATCAGGAACAGAGACCGGTTTTTCGACAATGGTTTTGCCGAGGTCATCGGTGGTTCCCACCGCACGCCCATTATGCAGCCCCCCACCGGCCAAGGCAACGGTGAACGCTTTGGATTGGTGACCGCGTCCGCCGCCGGCATCGAATTCAGGCGGGCGCCCGAATTCGCTGGAGACGACAATCAGCGTTTTGTCGAGCAGCTTGTTGGCCCTCAAATCTTTAATCAGTGTGGCGAGTGCTTGATCAAGTTGCTGGATAAGAATGTGCTGTTTGAGTTGTCCGTCGTTGTGGGTATCCCAGCCGGTGCCGTTAATAAAATTGAGATTGAACGAAACTTCCAAAAACCGTGTACCGCGCTGAATCAGCCGCCGGGCCAACAAACAGCGCTGGCCGAATTCGCCGCCATAAGCGTTACGTAATTTGGCAGGCTCGGATTTCAAATTGAACGCACTCATGAACTCCCCGCCGGCAAGCGATTGTGCCTCCGTAATTACGGCGTTGTAGCCTGCGATCGCAGCATCCTTTGCATTGCGCTTGAGGTAATCACTGCGCAATGTGTTCAGCAACCGGTCGCGATCCGTTTGCCGGGCGATGGGTATATCTTTTGGGCGGGTAAGCCCCGCCGGACCGGCCTTTGTGTCAGTGAGATACACATAGCTATGTTTCGCGCCGAGAAACCCTGGCCCGCGCGTGAGGTTTGGGTAGCCCATCACCACGTACGCGGGCGCGCTGTCCACCGCCTTGCCGCGTTCGTGCGCCACCACCGAGCCGATGGAGGGATACACAATTGTGCCACTCGTGGGTCGACCAGTGTGCATCTGATTGGTAGCCGCGGCGTGTTCGTCGATGACATTATGATTCACCGTGCGCAACAGTGAAAAATGCTCCATCAAACCCGCGCATTGTTTGAGGTGCTCGCAGACTTGAACGCCCGGAACGGTTGTGTCGATGGGATCATAATAGGAACCGGCTTTTTTGAGTTTGGCGTCGCCTTTGCGTTTGGGATCCCACGTGTCCACGTGACACGAGCCGCCACCGAGCCAAATAAAAATGCAATGCTCGGCTTTGCCTTTGGGGAATTTTTTTGGGGCCGCCAAGGCATTGGGCAACACCGCTGCGCCCAAAGCGGAAGTCGCGAGAAATTGTCGCCGGTTATAATTTGTTTCGGTCGTCTTCATCGTATTCAGTCGTTTCCGGACTCGCAAGCTCGTCCCTCCATTTCATGCACGCCATTGGAGGGACGAGCTTGCGAGTCCGTTTTGTGCATCTCACTCTTCATCACGGGATAAAAATAAATTCGGGCGAATTGACCAGTGCATAAATCACATCTTCGATTTGCTTGCGCCAGCCAGCACGCAGACGTTTCGTGGGCGGATCCCCTTCGAGCGCTAAACGCTCAAGTTCAACTTTGATGCGGTTCGAATCGGATGACAAATGATTGTTCCACGAAACGTCCAGCACCTGCTCACGAGACTCCTTTTTCTTGGCACCCTCCAAAACCCGAAAGGCAAACGTCTGGCAAATGTGATCGTGCATCATTGCGCGTTCTTTCGGGTTTGGTGGACGCGATAAGATTCGCAAATAAATTTGCTCCAACAATTCTTGAGTGTTGAATTCCTGCAGAGCCAACTCCGTAAATGCGCTGTCATCTGAAAGTTGCGTGATACGGCGACCCACGATGCCGTTGGCCATGAGGGCGGGTTGGAGAACGTTGGGTTCATGGTCGCGTTTGGTGACGGCGTCTTGCCGGGCGTCGCGCCAGCCAAAGGTTGAAAGAATATCAACAACGCTTTGCGCTTTAGGCAGAGCGAGCGAGGGCCGATCGCGTTCATTTGACAATGAAGTAAATTCCCACGCGCGGCGTGGATGACCGAGGTTTAAAAAAACATTGATCGCGCCACGACCGTTCACGTCGAGCGTGAGCATTTCTACTCCCATTCGTTTTCCCGCCACTGCATAGAGCGAATCGATGAGCTGTTCGGCCGACATACGGCGCCGGGCCGGCCCCACAAAAAGTCGAGTTTCAGGTTTACCTGCAGACGCAAACCCAACATCGATTTGCCGTTGGTACACATGCGAATTCATGATGAGCCGTGCGAGTTGCTGCAAATCATATCCACTCCTGACAAATTCATGCGCCAACCATTCCAGTAACGCAGGATGCGACGGCTTGGCCATTTCCCAATCGCCTGCGCGCTCCACAAGTCCCCAACCCAGATAACGCTGCCACACGCGATTGACGGTGACCTTGGCGAAACGATCACTCTGAATTTCAGTGATGAAGGTGGCCAATTGCGCGCGCGAGTCGGCGTGGATTGGCGCAGTGAGTTTGTTGCTTTTGAACGGCCACGCCGCTGCCACTTTGGTTCCGGGCTTGAGCGTGACTTCGACACGCGGTTTGCGGACGCCTTCGATCATTGGAACACTGCTGGTTTTCGGTACTTCGAGAGGCGCGCGCTGCAGCATGGCGGCGATACTGAATAAATCTTTCTGATTGAAATTATGAAACGGCGCGTCGTGACAACGGGCACATTTCATTTGCATGCCAAGAAAAGCCTGGCCGAGCACCTGCGCCTTGGCGGCCATCGGCACGTCGTTTTGCGTGGCCACACCGAACCCCGCCGGGCCACCGTAAAAACTACTCCCCTCCATCATCACCAATTCGGTGACGAAACGATCCATCGATTTGTTGTCCTGCAAACTTTCGTGAATCCAAAAACGAAACGGGCCGGTGTTGTTGAGTTTGGGTTTGAGAATGTTCGGATTTTCTGCCAACACATCCTGCCAGTAACCCGTCCAGTGGTCAGCCCACGCGCGATTGTTTTCTAACAGCCGATCAATCGCGCGCGCGCGGCGGCCCGGTTTTTGGTCCGCTTGAAACTGGGCGATCGTTTTTGGTGAAGGCACCACACCATTGGCGTCCAGCGAAACTCGCCGGAGAAAAGCCCAATCGTCGGTTAACGCGGCGGGACGCCGCCCCGCTGCGATTAATCGGGCATTAATGAAATGGTCGATGGCATTGTTCGCGGGATGCCCCGGAGTGCCATCTGGCACTGGAACTGATTGATTTTGGGCCACCCGTTCAAGCGTGCTTAGGTGCCGTTTTTTCCATTTTTCTGATTCCTCAATTCCAATCGTGGCGCGGGCGGCTTGATTAAACACACGAATCGCTTCCTGTGTTTTCTCGGCGTAATCAATCCAGTTGCCATCGGTCAACGCGATGTCGTGAGTCGGCGAAAGTAGTTTGAACGGTGCGCCGTCGATTGAAATGCTGACAGATAAATCGCCTGTTTCAGGTCGCTTACCTTTGCCGCCGATGAAGGCTTCCAACAGGAAAAAATGCTGACTGCCCAATGATTCGAATCCCACAACAACCTCCTGCATACCCGGCCGCAGGAAACGCGTGTGCCCTCCGTGATCTTTCGGAGCGGTGGACACTTTGCCGTGAGCGCTGGTGCTGCCGTAACCGGTTTCTAATTGTGCGATGTTTTTCCCATCCACAAACAATCGCGAACGTGTCCGCGAGCGGAGCAATATCCGATGTTTGCCTTTCGGCACATCCACCCTTGAGGCCGCACGCAATAGCAGCGAATCAGACCACTGAACAATGAGCGCCTTGGAATTGTATTTGCTCGGTATAAAGGGAATCGCGAACGACGATTGCCCGAACATCGCCTGCGCATCGGTGGCCGCGTAATTCCAATCGCTGCCCACATTTTCGTGGATGGTGATGGCTACTTGGTCAATTGGCACGTCTTCCCGCTTGAGTACAAACTCGCGGCCGGCACTGTTGAAACGGCTCGCGATGCGTTGCGGTGAAAGCGCTTGTCGATAAATCGCAACCTCATCGAGCCGTCCCACAAATGGAATCCCCGCCGGCCCCGGCGCTGACGCACCGATTCGCAATTCGTCGTCATCCACAAACGGTGCGCGATCCGTTTGGCCACCCATATCCCATGTGCCTGTGGCTGGCTTGCCGTCGAGGTAACCGCGGATGCTGTCGCCTTTGCCAAAGGTGTAGGTCACCGCAATGTGATGCCAGTCGCCGCGATCGCTCAGTGCGTCAGTGGATGTCCATCGGTGCCACGAACTCTCGCCCGAATTAGTTGCGTCACGAAATAAGAACGAAAGCCCGGTGCCGCCCTTCACGCCCACCAACCGTAACGCATAGTTTTGATTGTTGGTCGCAAACCTTTTCTGGCCCGTGCGCCCCTTGCCGATAACGTACATCATCCGCCCACCCGCCAGCGGATCCGGGGAGACCCACGCTTCCAGCGTAATTGAATCGCCCTTTGTGAAATCCAACGCGCTTTTTTTACCCGGATCAATCACCCGCACAAAGCCACCATTCGCCGTCAATTGCAGTGCCCTGTTGTCTTTGGAGAAATCAGGATAAAAAATCGGGCGCGGCCCTGACGGATGTTGAGCCGACAGTGTTGCATTTAATTTTCCGACCAAAGATTTCACCGGCAAATCAACCGACTCCCCGAAACGCCAATACGCCACTGGCTTGTCCGCCAGAATTTTTCCGGAGTAAGAATCCGCCACCGCAACGAGCGGAAGCAACGCGATGAAAAATACCCATTTCATCCGCCAGCAGTGTCGGAGTTTATGACAATAATTCAAGACCAAACGCTCCGCCGGAAAATGGCGGGCGTATTTAAGCCTTGTCGCGAATGTGGAGCCACGTGTGCACGTGCGGTTTTCCACGGAAATACCAAAGCATCGCCGGGCCTTCCACTTGCCAAACGTCCCACACTTCGTCCTTACCAATATTTTCATTTTTGTAAAAGGCGATGTGCAGATTATCGAACCCGTTTTTCTCGATGAGCTTGATTGATTCCGCCGCATCCTTTTCGCGGAACGGCGCGAGCATGTCTTTCATCACCGAACGCATGAGGCCCTGTTGATCCTTGCTCATGTCGGCGGTGCGCAGGCCGGGAAGGCCTTCTTTTTTGCCGGTGAGCTTCACCGTGCTGGTGCCTTTTTCGCCACGCGATTTGCCGAGCAGCGCTGCCTTGCGCTGCTTGCCGTCCAGCGCTTGGAAAAGTTCATTCGGTCGTTTGGCTTGGAACCAGTAAGCGTTGCCTTTGTGGTCGGCTTTTTCATTGAAGCCATCAGCGGCGTGCCCATAAAAAATCGGGCCGCCGAATGCTGCGCCGTCGAGCGAGTCGCCATCGCACCGCCGCGTGACGTGGCGACCGGTGAACACCAACTCAAACTTGCCTGTGCCCGGTTTTCCAAAAATCGCGATTGCGCTGTCATCAAAGCCGCCCGGCGAATCTTCCACCACCTGATCATAAACCGCCTTGCGATATTCGTCGCTGTGAAGGCCGTTGAAGATTTGTTTCACAAGATCGATTTGGTCATCTTCCATATCGCCAACGGCGAGTTTCTTTTGGATGTGCCAGTTGTTCTCCACGCGATTACGTAGCGGATGCTCCCACGCAAAACAAACCGACTTGCGCTGTTTTTCGCTGAGCGTTTTGTAGAGTTGCGTGGTCAACGTCTCCGGCGCGGAAAGGTTTTCGGCCAATGCATGGGCCATCGGAGCCGTGGCTGCCAAGGCCATGCCAGCACCGGCGGCTTGCAGGAATTCGCGCCGTGAAGTTTCACAGCAATCGAGAGCGTCAATGTGAGGGGTGGTTTTCATAATCATTTGAATGAGTTTGTTTAGGGGATGTGAGTACTACTTGCGACGTGCGGGGATGATTTCCAATTCGACTTTTTTCTTGGCGCGGAGAACGGTGATTCTAGTTGCCTTGCCGACCTTGATTGCGCCGAGGACGGCGGTGTAGTCGTAGATGTTTTTAATCACTTTGCCATCGAATTTGATGACGATGTCACCCCCTTTGATCCCGGCTTTGGCAGCGGGACCTCCGGCGCCGACGTCGGTAATGAGCAGGCCCTCCACATCGGAGGAGTAGTCCGGAATCACGCCGGTGTAGGCGCTCATATTTCCGCGGGCGGGGGCGGCAGTGCGCTTCACTTTGATGTAGTCAGGGCGTTTCATATCACCGGCAAGATCAAGCAGCAGGCGACCGGTGAATTGCGCGATACGCTCCATGCCTTCGTAGTTGAGCGTAGCCGGATCGTCGGTGGGCTTGTGATAATCTTTATGTAGGCCAGTGAAGATGGCGAGGGAGGGAACGCCTTTGGGATCGATGGAACCATTGTCGGTATTCTGAGGTGGAGCATTTTCCAGCTTGAGGCCGAAGCCGGCGGCAACGTTCCGTTTCTCAATGAGTTTTTTCCAAACACTGGAGGTGCCTAATCCTTGGACGATGAGTTTGTTGTTATTCAGGCGGCCCACCATATCAAGATTGACGTAAGCGGCAACCTGCTTGAACGGGATGATGGGATTTTTTGCATATTGAGCGGAGCCGATAAGGCCAAGCTCTTCGCCGGTCCACCAACAAAAGAGAATGCCGCGCTTGAATTTTTCCGGATGTTTTTTGCGTTCCTCAGCAAGCCACGCGGCCAATTCAAGAAGCGTGACTGTGCCGGAACCGTTGTCATCTGCGCCATTATGAATGCGGCCGGGGTTGCCGCCTTTGGGGTTGATGGAGCCGTCGTTGTAGCCGAGATGATCGTAATGCGCGCCGATCATTACATATTCTGGATTCTTGGTTTCCACGCCGGGCGGCAGGATGGCAATGATGTTTTTGTCGTGTCTTTGAACTTGTTTGAGGGCACTGGTGACGCGGATTTTTACACCGGGCAAATTAAACCCAAACGGGGCATGCGGGTTTTCCTTATCGAGGGCAGTTTGGATTTTTTTGAGACTCCCCTTCCCCGAGGGTGCGAGGAGTGCATCGGCGAGTTTGTGGCTGCCGGAAATGGCAACTACACCGCTACTGGCGGAGCGACGGATGTAGTTTACTGGGATCAGTTTGCCGGCGTTGTCAGAATTAGGGCCGGCAACAATGATCACGCCTTTCGCACCGTGCTTCCGCGCGAGAGTCGCTTTGAGCTGGAGCGCGGCACTGCTCATCAGTTTCCTCCGGCGTTCAGGCTTTACGTCTTCCGGCACATAACGAAGCACCAGCACCACCTTGTTGGTGCAATTGAGCCCAGCGTAGGAATCGTAACCAATCCCCGGTTTGCCCGCGACGCCAAGCCCGTAACCGGCGAAAACAACTTCCGAGTCGACGGTGTTGTTCACAGAAAAAGCCATCGGATTAAAATCTTTGCCGAGCTCAAACCTTGTCTCTTTGCCGTCCTTGCCTGTGATGACGAGTTCATTTTTACCTTTAATAATATCGACGCCGTATTTGAATGACATCGGATGCGTGTAAGTGCCCTTTGCATCGGCGGACTTAAGACCAAGTGTTTTGAGCCGACCGATAATGTACTCGCGTGCTTTGCGAATTCCCTCGGAACTGGTATCGCGGCCTTCAAATGCATCGGAGGCAATAATTTCAATTTGCTTTTTAAGGTCTCCCTCTGAAATGTCCGCCCCCAATTCGGCGGCCTTTTCTCCAGCACAATTTTGATCAATGCCGCATCCCTCCACTTCAGGTGCTACAGTGCGCTTGGGCGCCTTCCCCAACGCGGCGAGCGCGGCAGAGTGGTCCCAACGGGCGATGAAGAGTTGCGACATTTTGTCCGCCGTGCGGTTGGAGGTCCACATCAACTGCTTGCCGTCAGGGGAAAATACCGGCAACCCATCAAAGCCATCGGTATGGGTCACACGCACCGGTTTGCGGGTTCCAGCAGCATCCACCATATACACTTCAAAATTAGAAAAACCGAGTTTGTTGGATGCGAAAACCACGTACTCGCCGCTCGGATGAAAATACGGCGCCCATGACATGGCTTTGAAATCGGTGAGCCGCTGAATATCCGAGCCGTCAGTATTCATGGTGAAGACGTCAGCGGTATCGCCCTTTTTGGTGAAGTGTCGCCAAATAATGCGTTTGCCGTCCGGCGAAAAAAACGGTCCGCCATCGTAACCCTTCATAAATGTGAGACGTTTTTGGCCGGAGCCATCAGCGTTCATAATATAAATCTCCCCAAAATAAGAGACATCCACTTTGAGACGTGCCTGCTCTTTCGCTGAAAGTTTAACGTCGCCATAGGCGTCACGGATTGAACAGAACACAATCTGTTTTCCGTCCGGCGAATAGGCTCCCTCCGCATCATAACCCAGAGCGGTGGTGAGGCGTTTCGGGGCAGTGCCATCGCGCTTGAAAGAAAAAATGTCCATCTGCTCATCGTAATCCCACGAGTACCGGCGCGTCTTGCCGGAGGCGCGAAAGTCCAATTCCGATTTTTGCTTGGCCTTCGCCTCAGGATCCACATGAGAACTGGCAAAGAGAACCTCATCACAATTCGGGCGAAAAAACGCGCAGGTGGTTTTACCATGACCGGGCGACACGCGGACCACATCGCCGCTTTGCATATCCATCGTATAAATCTGGTAAAACGGATTATGTTTTTCGCGTTCGCTTTGGAAAATGATGTGCCGACCATCGGGCGAGAAATAGCCTTCACCACTTCGCCGACCTTCAAGAGTGAGCTGGCGCACGCGAGAAAGGAAATGCGCCTCGCCATTGACAACATCTGCGGCCGGAAGATTGCCACCCAGAAGGGCTAGAATCAGAATTGTTTTTTTCATAGTAAGAACACAAATGGACACGTTCACCCGGAATTTATTCAGGATTCTCCGCAGATTATTTTTTTTCAATTCGGCTAATTTTGCCAAACAAATGGCCGCCCACTTTGCCGTGTTTCCACGTGCCGGCGTATTTGTCACCATCAATCACCACGTGCGCACTGAAGGTGCCGAGGCCGGGAATGGACAGATTATCCATCGAAATCACCGGCGTATCGCCCGCCCACTTGATGGGCAAGGGCATTGGCAGCGTGATATCCGTTTTGCCATATTTCACCCGCGCACGGAACAGGAACAAATCACCCTTGCCGA comes from Limisphaerales bacterium and encodes:
- a CDS encoding DUF1501 domain-containing protein; amino-acid sequence: MKTTETNYNRRQFLATSALGAAVLPNALAAPKKFPKGKAEHCIFIWLGGGSCHVDTWDPKRKGDAKLKKAGSYYDPIDTTVPGVQVCEHLKQCAGLMEHFSLLRTVNHNVIDEHAAATNQMHTGRPTSGTIVYPSIGSVVAHERGKAVDSAPAYVVMGYPNLTRGPGFLGAKHSYVYLTDTKAGPAGLTRPKDIPIARQTDRDRLLNTLRSDYLKRNAKDAAIAGYNAVITEAQSLAGGEFMSAFNLKSEPAKLRNAYGGEFGQRCLLARRLIQRGTRFLEVSFNLNFINGTGWDTHNDGQLKQHILIQQLDQALATLIKDLRANKLLDKTLIVVSSEFGRPPEFDAGGGRGHQSKAFTVALAGGGLHNGRAVGTTDDLGKTIVEKPVSVPDLFATIHCALGINPHKNLYAGERPVPITDHGQPVRELFG
- a CDS encoding DUF1552 domain-containing protein, producing the protein MNRSTHIPRRTFLRGLGTALALPAFDAMLPARALAAGNVKFPTRMAFIYIPNGVIPEKWHVKGEGSDFQFSHILEPLKAHREDLLVLSGLAHTKARSNGDGAGDHARANATFLTGCQARKTSGADIRVGVSVDQLAAQIIGNKTRLPSLELSSDGRRMSGNCDSGYSCAYQFNLAWKSESTPLPPESDPGLVFERLFSNGNHHEKNENRIRRERYKKSILDFVLEDAKALEKKLGYTDKRKLDEYLTSVRELEKRVTGSPTASVELPEGFSKPTGKPRDFGAHVRMMADMMALAFQTDSTRIATYLLAHDGDNRSYPHLGVKGGHHSLSHHRNNSRNISDLIKINRYHCELFAHFLDRLKSIKEGDETLLDHSMIVYGGAIGDGNRHTHHDLPVLLAGNANGTIKTGRHAVYPKETPMANLFLNMLDIMGAPAQRMGDSTGRLKGLL
- a CDS encoding DUF1592 domain-containing protein; this encodes MLFAASVTAADLAKVSFEKNILPILKENCFSCHGDGEAKGDFSLDEFKTASDVHRGYKVWEKIRKLVLAKEMPPKNKKQQPDANQRELLVHWTRHTLDTFYHNSPPDPGRVTVRRLNRAEYNNTIRDLMRVDFKPAKDFPADDAGYGFDNIGDVLSMSPLLLEKYFAAAEKIAAQTVAVPDAEERVVPTAFQKSYFQYPIPRNQRRHAAEEFMRAFLTRAYRRPVKPEELQRLMLLAKRVVDEGGSFEHGIRMAVAATLVSPQFLFRWEFDGAPNNPKAVRSLNEYELASRLSYFIWNSMPDDELLGLARRGQLRKNLAAQIRRMLRDNKSQALVANFTGQWLRLRDLEIAQPDRRVFGAFNNELRADMRQETELYFMHVMRGNRSVLEFLDSDYTIVNERLAIWYGLKNVKGGQFRSVSLKGTPRGGVLTHASVLTLTSDPNRTSPVKRGNFVLENILGTPPPPPPDDVPDLSSSAELKGTLRQQMVKHRENPVCASCHQKMDPIGFAFENFDAIGRWRTLDNGAPINAASQLDTGEKFRDATGLRKILALRKRDLFVRCFTEKMLTFALGRGLEFYDKRAVDGIMKQMERDGFKFETMVNGIVKSLPFDMKRGEEGE
- a CDS encoding metalloregulator ArsR/SmtB family transcription factor, with the translated sequence MTQTLKCLKALGDATRVRLVALLQREELSVNELQQITRLGQSRISTHLGLLQEVGLLASRKEGKRSFYCINPKAPTEANACLEIALNGASEIPEHSTDLTHLKRVLAERNDQAKLYFNQVAGRFDRQYGPGRSWQAFAQTLLHLMPPMDIADLGSGEGLQAELLARNARRVICVDNSKRIVDFGQRKAKKNGLKNLEFRHGDIENPPLRAKSVDVALLSQALHHAEHPENAIAAAHRILRPGGRILILDLLEHDFDQARELYGDRWLGFPQNKLHEWLGSVKFKKIEVNEVAREAEPPHFQTLLATAVK